The window GCGGACGAGAGCCGGGAGGACGCCCTTGAGATCCACGCGCTCCCCGGCACCTCGGGCGTCGCCCCAGACGCCACGCCGCAGCGCCTCGCGGCCGGCGAGCTGGGCCGGGTGCTGCACCTTGCCGCCAGCCCCAACGGCGACGTGGTCGCGGCGATCTCGCACGACGGGCGGGTGAGCCTGGTCGCCGTGCCCACCGACGACGATGCCGACACCGGCACCGGCGGAGACACGAGCGCCGTCGTGCCCGGCACCATCACACTGCTCGGCCGGTCCACGAACGGCGAGGCGGAGTCCCCGACGTTCTCCCCGGACGGGCGGTACCTCGCCTGGTCCAGCCCGACCGGCGCCGAGGGCGACTACCACCAGATCCTCGTGGCGGACCTGCACTCCGAGACCCCGACGGGGACCCCGCTGACCTCGGGCCGGTTCCACGACTTCTCGCCGGCGTTCAGCGACGACGGCAAGTACGTCGTGTTCCTCTCGAACCGCACGTTCGACCCGTCCTACGACTCGCACGAGTTCGCCCTGTCGTTCAGCGCCGCGACGCGGCCCTGGCTCATCCCGCTGTCAGCGACCGAGCCTGCGCCGTTCGGGCCGAGCGCCGACGGCTGGCGCCTGAGCAAGCCGGACGAGAAGGACGGCGACAAGCACGCCGACAAGGACGCCGACAAGGACGCCGACAAGGACGCCGGAAACGACGCCAGCAACGATGGCGACGCCAGCGACACGGAGGGCACCGAGCACAACAAGAGCAAGCCCGACGAGGCCTCGCCCGACATCGACTTCTACGGCGCCGAGGAGCGTGTGGTGCCGTTCCCGGTGACCTCGGGCCGCTACCGCGACCTGCTCGCTGCCAAGGGCGGTGTGCTCTGGGTGCACGAGACCGACGATGCGGGCGTGCTCGGCTCGCGGCACGCCGGTGCGGAGGACGAACCGACGCCCAACGCGCTGCAGTTCTGGTCGTTCGAGGCGCGCAAGGCCACGGACATCGCGGAGAAGGTGAGCTCGTACGCCGTCTCAGGCGATCGCGAGCGTCTGGTGATCCGGTCGGGATCCGGGCTCAGCACGCAGTCGGCCACGAGCAAGCCGGGCGACGAAGACCCCAGCGCGTTCGACATCGACCTGTCGCGCGTCCGCTACGAGGTGGACCCGCGCGCCCAGTGGCACCAGATGTTCGACGAGAACGCCCGCATCATGCGCGACCACTACTGGCGCGCGGACATGAACGGCGTCGACTGGGACGGCGTGGTGGCGCGGTGGCGTCCCCTCGTCGACCGGCTCGCCACGCACGACGACCTGGAGGACGTGCTCTGGGAGACGGTCGGCGAGCTCAACACGTCGCACGCCTATGTGCGGCGGCCGCACGAGCCGGGTGACACCTCCCGCAAGCTCGGCCTGCTCGGCGCGGACCTCGCCCGGACCGCCGAGGGCTGGCGGATCGAGCGGGTGCTGCCGAGCGAGTCGTCCGATCCGGGGGCGCGGTCGCCGCTGCGCGCGGCGGGTGTCGACGCGCGGCCCGGCGACCTGATCGTCGCCGTGGACGGACGACCAGTGGACCCGGTGGCCGGCCCGGCGGCGAACCTGGTCGGCGCGGCCGAGATCCCAGTCGAGCTCACGCTCCGACGACCGCCTACGACGGATGATGACGCGGCGGGCCCCGAGACCACGGATGCTGGAGCGGCAGGCGGCGACTCGACCAGCAGCGACCGCCGGGTCGTAGTCGTGCCGCTCGCCAACGAGTCCGACCTGCGCTACCAGGACTGGGTGCGGTCGCGCCGCGAGTACGTCGCCGAGAAGTCCGGCGGGCGGCTCGGCTACGTGCACGTCCCGGACATGATGAGCACCGGGTGGGCGCAGCTGCACCGCGACCTGCGGCTCGCCGCGGACTGCGAGGGCATCGTCGTGGACGTGCGGTTCAACGGCGGCGGGCACACCTCGCAGCTCGTGATCGCGCGGCTGGCCGCACGCGTCGCGGGCTGGGGGCTGAACCGGCACTACGACCGCCCGACCCCCTACCCGGACCGCGCACCGCGCGGCCCGGTGGTGCTCGTCACCAACGAGTACGCGGGGTCCGACGGCGACATCGTGAATGCGGCCGCGCAGGCGCTCGACGTCGGGCCGGTGATCGGCGTGCGGACGTGGGGCGGTGTGGTCGGCATCGACGGCCGCTTCGAGCTGGTGGACGGTACCGGCATCACCCAGCCGCGGTACGCCTTCTGGCTCGACGGCAAGGGGTTCGACGTGGAGAACCACGGTGTGGACCCCGACATCGAGGTGCGGCACACGCCGGCGGACTACTTCTCCGACGTCGACCCGCAGCTCGAAGCCGGCATGGCCGAGGCGTTCCGCCGGCTGGCGGAGCGTCCCGCGGCGGCACCCCCGGCGCTGCCGGAGCCGAAGGTGCGCCGCCGGTCGTAGCCGCGGGCCCGCGACCGGTCAGTCGCGGGTGGCCTGCACAAACGTGATCGGCCCGAAGCGATGCTCCACGTGCGCCACCTCGCGGGCGTCGGTGAACCCGGCGTCCGCGAGGAGGCGCAGCAGGCCGCCCTCGAGATTCCGGGCCGTGTGCGGGTTGGCGGCCACGGCCGAATGGCCGCGGCCGGATCTGCCGTGCGCGCCGTCAGCTCTCCCGAAGTCCACGATCGTCACCTTGCCGCCGGGCCGGAGCACCCGGAGCGCCTCGCTCCCGAACCGGACCCGCGCCTCGTCGGGCACGTGGTGCAGCGCGAGGGAGGACACGATGTGGTCGAGCGATCCGTCGTCGGCGGGGAGCCGCTCGGCGAAGCCCTGGACGAGGGTGAGCGGCTCCCGCAGCCGGGACGCCTTGCGGGCCGCGAGGCGCAGGGCGGCTGCGTCGGGATCGAGGCCGGTGACCCGTGCGGCCGGCTGCGCACGCAGCACGGCGAGCGACAGGTTCGCGGTGCCGCAGCCGACGTCGAGCACGGACTGCCCGGGGGCGATGTCCGCGAGCGCCACCGTCCGCTCGTGCAGGGGCCGCACGCGGGAGAACCGCGAGAACACGTCGTAGAGCGGAAGCAGCCAGGGCTTGCCCATTCCCGGCAGGAACTCGCGCTCGCGTTCCTCGGGGGTGCGGTGGTCGAGGATCCGTACCGTGGTGGTGTCGTTCATCTCTCCAGCATTGGACATCCTGCGGTGTGCTGGCAGGACGGAAGTCGGTGACGACTGCACGATCCTCGGTCGGGGAGTAGCGTCGGGCGCGGCACTACGACGGCGACAGGGGACGGTGACGTGACGATGGCACCTGCTCAGGCTCGGTTGCGTACCGTGCGCCCGGACGGCACCCCGGTCTACCGGCACCCGGCGCGCCCCGGGGCCGCGCAGGTCCAGGTGACCCGGATCGACTTCGAGGCCGAGCACCCGCACCTGCCGCCCGACCACCGGCACGCGCACGACTTCCTGGTGCTCGTCTACATCGAGCGGGGCGGCGGCACGATCACGCTGGGTGGCCGGGACACGCCGCTGCGCGACGGCGATGTGCACACCGTCGCGCCGGGTGAGGCGATCAGCTCGGCGTCGCTCGCGGACCTGCACCACTGCCGGGCCTGGAGCGTGGCTTTCACGCCCGACGCCGTCCCGTCGCTCGCCTCGGTGTCGCCCCTCGCCTGGGCGCACCACCCGCTCCTGGCGCTGTTCTCCGCGGGCTCGGTGGGCTCCACGGGATCGGCAGGTTCGGCGGGTTCCACAGGTTCGGCGGGTTCAGCAGGTGCCACGGGTTCCGGACACGTCCCGGAGGCCGAGCGCCCCCGCTGGTCGGCGTGGCTGGCAGACCTCGCGGAGGAGCTGGCGGAGCCGGACCGGCTCGGGGCGCGGGAGGCGGCGGCGGCCCTGCTGACGCGGGTGCTCATCGGGGCGGCGCGCCTGGCGCCGTCGGCCCCCGCACCGCCCGACCCGCTCGTGACGCGGGTCTTTGACGAGATCGAGACGACGTTCCGTGAACCGGTCTCCGCGTCCGACGTCGCTCGGGCGCTGGGTTACACGCCCGGGCACCTGACCACCGTGGTCCGGGTGCGCACGGGCCGCACCCTGCTCGAATGGATCACCGAGCGCCGGATGACCGAGGTGCGCCGGCTGCTCCGCGAGACCGACCTGCCGCTTGGTGTCGTCGCGGCGAGGACGGGGCTGCGCGACGCGGCGTACCTGGTTCGGCGGTTCAAGGGTCGGTACGGGATCACGCCGGAACGCTGGCGTCGGAGCGAACGTGCGTGAGTTCAGTCTTTCTATCGGCTAACTTTGGGTCACGCATCGGCACGACCGATATGTGCCGCCCACGAACGGAGCCATCAACATGCCTCGCAACCGCGCCTTTCTCTCGGCCGTCGCAGCCTCGGCTGCCCTCCTGGCCCTGACCGGCTGCGGCAGCTCCGGCGAGCCTGGCGGCGCGGGCGAGGAGCTCGGGCTGGTGTCCGGGGACACGTTGACCGTCGCCACGGAGGGCACGTACCGGCCGTTCAGCTACCACGACGAGACGGGTGAGCTGGTCGGGTACGACGTCGAGGTCGCGCAGGCCGTCGCCGAGAACCTGGGCCTGGAGATCGAGTTCCAGGAGACCCAGTGGGACGCGATCTTCGCCGGCCTGGATGCCGGCCGCTTCGACACCATCGCGAACCAGGTGACCATCACCCCGGAGCGTGAGGCCGACTACGTCTTCTCGACGCCGTACACGGTGTCGACGGGTGTGCTCGTCGTGAGCGCGGACAACACCGACATCACCAGCTTCGCCGACCTCGACGGCCGGACGACCGCCCAGTCGCTCACCAGCAACTGGCGCGAGCTCGCCGAGGAGAGCGGTGCGACGGTCGAGGGTGTCGAGGGCTGGGCCCAGGCGGTGGCGCTCCTGGAGGAGGGCCGCGTGGACGCCACGATCAACGACAGCCTCACCTACCTCGACTACGCGAACACCGAGGACGCCTCGGGCATCAAGGTCACCGCGGAGACCGAGGAGGAGTCGCAGTCGGCGTTCGTCGTGACGCCGGAGCGCGAGGCCCTCGCCACGGCGATCGACGGCGCCCTGGCTGACCTGCGCGCCGACGGCACCCTCGCCGAGCTGAGCGAGCAGTACTTCGGCGAGGACGTCTCCGAGTGAGCCCGCGCACCACAGCGGACCCCCGGGCCACCCGTCTCCGCTGACGGCATCGAGAGGGAGACATGGACTGGCAGCTCATTGCCGACTCGTTCTGGCCACTGCTGTCGGGCGGCCTGACCGGCACCATCCCGCTGACCCTGGCATCGTTCGCGATCGGGCTGGTGCTCGCCCTCGTCGTGGCGCTGCTGCGGCTCTCCCCGAACCGGCTCCTGTCGTGGATCGCCCGCGCGTACATCTCGCTGATCCGCGGCACCCCGCTGCTGGTGCAGCTGTTCGTGATCTTCTACGGCATGCCGTCTCTGGGCATCCTGCTCGACCCGTGGCCCGCCGCGATCATCGCGTTCTCCCTGAACGTGGGCGGCTACGCGGCCGAGGTGATCCGTGCGGCGATCCTGTCGGTGCCGAAGGGGCAGTGGGAGGCGAGCTGGACGGTGGGTATGTCCCCCGCCCGGGCCCTGGGCCGGATCATCCTGCCGCAGGCCGCACGCGTGTCGGTGCCGCCGCTGTCGAACACGTTCATCTCACTGGTCAAGGACACGTCGCTCGCGTCGCTGATCCTCGTGACCGAGCTGTTCCGCAGGGCGCAGGAGATCGCCGCGTTCTCGAGCGAGTTCATGACGGTCTACGTCGAGGCCGCCCTGATCTACTGGCTGTTCTGCACGGTGCTGTCCACGGGGCAGAACGCACTTGAGAAGAGGCTGGACCGGTATGTCGCACACTGAGGACCAGCAAGGCGAGGACCGCCCCATCGAGGACGCTCCGATCACAACCCTCCTGACGGCCCACGGCCTGCAGAAGTCGTTCGGGGACAACCACGTGCTGCGCGGGGTCGACCTGAACGTCCGCCGCGGCGAGGTGATCGCCCTGATCGGCCCCTCGGGCAGCGGCAAGACAACGGTGCTGCGCTCGCTCAACGGCCTGGAGACGCCCGACGCCGGGGTGCTCGAGCTCGACGGCGGCCCGGTCATCGATTTCGGCGCCCAGGCCGCCGCCGTCGGGTCGGCTGCCTGGGCCGGACGGCGCACCGCCGCCCGGCTCGCGAAGGAGAATCGCTCGGCCCTGCGCGACCGGTCCGCGATGGTGTTCCAGCACCACAACCTGTTCCCGCACCGCACGGTGCTGGAGAACGTGATCGAGGGCCCCACCCAGGTGCAGCGGATCCCGCGCCAGACGGCGGTCGCCCGCGCCGAGGAGCTGCTGGCGCGCGTCGGCCTGGCCGACAAGCGCGACGCCTACCCGCACGAGCTGTCGGGCGGCCAGCAGCAGCGGGTCGGGATCGTGCGTGCGCTCGCGCTCCAGCCGGACCTCCTGCTGTTCGACGAGCCGACGTCGGCCCTCGACCCCGAGCTCGTGGGCGAGGTGCTGACCGTCATGAAGGAGCTCGCGGACGAGGGCTGGACCATGGTCGTGGTGACCCACGAGCTGCAGTTCGCGCGCCAGGTCGCGACCGAGGTGCTGTTCCTCGACGGCGGCGTGGTGGTCGAGCGCGGCGCCCCCGCGCAGATCTTCAGCGACCCGGCGGAGGAGCGCACCCGCCGCTTCCTGGACCGAATCCTGCACCCCCTGGACTGACCTTTGGTTGTGGGCGCCCTGGTCAGTACTCCAGGGTCGCCAGGACTTTCTCCCGGCTGGGGGCCGCGGCGTCCAGGACGACTCGGCCCGGGCGGGCGCTCAGGACGATGATCCGGTCCGCCAGGGCTAGGGCCTCGTCGACGTCGTGCGTCACCAGCACTACCGTTCGCTGCCCGACGGCGGGAGCCGCGCCCACTCCGGGCCCGCCCGCCGGGCCCGCGCCGGCGCCCGCGAGCCCCACGCCCGCCAGCCACTCGTTCATCCGCCGCCGCGTGATCGGGTCCAGCGCACCGAACGGCTCGTCGAGCAGCAGCACCGGGCGCCCCGCCAGGCAGGTGCGCAGGAGCGCGAGCCGCTGCCGCATCCCGCCCGACAGCTCGTGCGGCCAGGCCCGCTCGAAGCCCGCCAGCCCGAACGTCTCGAACAGCTCGGCGGCGCGCGCCTCGGCATCGGCCCGGGGTATCCGGGCGATCCGGGCGCCGAGCAGCGCGTTCGACCACGCCCGGCGCCACGGCAGCAGGCCGTCCCGCTGCGGCATCCAGGCGGTGGCGGGTCTGCCGCCGGCACCTCGCTCGGCTCCGCCACGGGACGTCGCGGCGCCCCCGGGTGCGGCCCCGTCGTCGGGCAGCGTAGGCAGCGCGAGCGAACCAGAGACCGCCGCGCCCGGCGGCAGCAGGCCGCCGAGCGCGCGCAGCAGCGTCGACTTGCCGCACCCCGACGGTCCGACGACGGCGACAAACTCGCCGTCCTCAACCGTGAGATCAACCCCGTCCAGCGCCGCGACGTCGCCGAACCGGACGCCGAGCCCCCGCGCCTCAAGCACACTCACGGCTGGCTCTCGCCTGGCTCGGCAGAGTCCTGCGCGTCCGCGCCTGGAAGGTACTGGTCGGTCCACGCGGCGTCCGTGTCGAAGCCGGGCTCGGTCAGGCCCTCCTCCTCGAGGAAAGCGACGAACCCGTCCCAGACCTCGGCCCGCTGCGTACCCCAGTCACCCGACGCATACTGCGGCCCCAGCCACTCCGCGCTCGCCGAGACCAGCTCCGGGTCGAGCTCTGGCGCGGCCTCCAGCAGCACCTCCGCCGCCCGGTCGGGATCGGCTGCGGCCTCCTCGTACCCGCGCGACAGCGCGGCCAGGAACCCGCGCGCGACGTCCGGGTCCTCGTCCAGCAGCGCCCGGGACGTCGCCACGAGCGGCGTGTACCAGTCGGGCACGCAGTCGAAGTGGTCGCGGAATGCGATCGTGTCGACGTCGAGCCCGTCGACCTCGCCCAGCCGGATCGTGTCCCAGGCGTCGAACACCCAGGCGGTGTCGAACTGGTCCTCGGTCAAGCCGATGCGGAAGTCGTCGCTGACCAGCGGCGTGAACTCGACCTGCGCGGGGTCGCCGCCGTCGCACTCGACAAGCTTGCTGATCAGGGCCTTCTCGAGGTCGGACTCGTAGGAGCCGTACCGCTTGCCCTCGAGGTCACGGGGGCGGGTGATGCCGTCGTCGGACAGGCTGATCAAGGACGACGTGTTGTGCTCGATCACGGTGGCCACGGAGACGACGTCGGCCCCAGCGGCCCGCGCCGGGACCAGGCCCTCCGCGACGGAGTACGCAAAGTCGGCCTGCCCGGCCGCGACGAGCTGCAGCCCGGACGTCTCGCCGGGCTCGACGATATTGACGTCGAAGCCCTCGTCCGCGAACCAGCCCTCGGCCTGGGCGAGGTAGAGGCCGGAGTGGTTGGTGTTGGGCGTCCAGTCGAGCACGACGGTGACCTCGCGCAGACCGGCGTCGGACGCCGCATCACCGCCCTGGCCTCCCGAGCCGGTGCCGCACCCGGTGAGGGCCACTGGCACAACCGCAGCGAGCGCCGTCGTGCGCACAAGGAGGGACCGCGTACGGAAGTCCCGTGCACCGAGGGACTGGGAGTGCTTCATGATTTTCCTCTCTGCCACGGCGTCGCGACACGCGTGAGCGCTGCGACGAGGGCGAAGAACAGGCCGGACAGGAGGGCGATCAGGACGACGCCCACAAAGATCTGGTCCACGGCGTACGCCTTGCGGGACCGCTGGACGAACACACCGAGCCCGGACTGCCCGGCGAGGTACTCAGCCACCACTGCCGCGCCCACGGCGTAGGTCGCGGCGACCCGCAGCCCCGCGAGCGCGCCCGGGATCGACGCCGGCAGCCGGACCAGCAGGAACTGGTCCAGGCGTGTGCCGCCCAGGCCGGCGACCATGTCGGAGTGCTCGGCGTCGACGGCGCGCATGGCGCCCACCGCCGAGACGAGCACGGGAAAGAAGACGGTGAGCGCCACGAGGACCACCTTGGGCAGCAGGCCGAAGCCCGCCCACAGGATCATCAGCGGCGCGAGCACCACCACCGGCACCGTCTGCGTGAGCACAACCAGGGGGTAGACGGCGTCGCCGGTCACTCGCGAGGCCGTGACCAGGATGCTCAGCACCAGGCCCGCCACCGTGCCGAGGGCGAGCCCGGCCACGGCTTCGGTGAGCGTCGTGACCACGTGCGGGCCGAGCAGGGGCGCCACCTCGACGGCGGTGCGCGCCACCTGCGACGGCGCGGGCAGCACGAACTCGGGCACGTCCGCGAGGCGCACCCACCCCTCCCAGACCGTGAGCAGCACGACGACGGTGACGAGCGGGGGGACTACGCGCCCGGCCCGCCGCCACCGAAGGCCCCGAGCGCCCTGGGCGCCCTGGCTCACGCCCGGAACTTGGTGATGAGGTCCGCGATGGTGGGACCGGCGTCGGCGGCGGCCTCGCTGACCTTGATGTTGGACTGGACGCCGTCCGCGCCCGCGCCGAGCGTCGCCTCGTGGACGGCGCGCAGCAGCGCCCACACCTCGTCGGGGCTGCCCTGGACGAACGTCCCCATGGCGCCCACCTCGTAGGTGAGGCCGGAGGCCTGGATGACGGCGATTGCGGCGTCCACGTACGCGTACTTCGCGTCGGGTGTACCGCTGGGACGGGGAGAGACCTGGATCTCGGCGAGCATGTGCGACCTCCACGGGCAGGCCAGAGGTCGCCGGTTCCGACGGGGGGGCGCGCGACCACGTCCCCGCCGGGGACGGCCTCGACCGAACGCCCGTGCCGTCAGGCACGTCCTTCCGCTGGCATTACCCAGTTCAAGTGATCGGGTCGACGGCGTCGGCACAAGGCCCAGGCCATCCTCTCAGCCCGGCTACCCGAGCTCCCCGCGTTGGCGGAGGTACGGTACCTCTTCGCACGGCAGGTTCGGAAGCCTGCTCACCTTCGAGCCCTAGGTTTCTTCGCCTTGAGGCGTCTCAGAGCGGAGAAACTTAGGGCTCGAAAGGGTGGGGGTCATTCACCCGGGTACTTGAGGTCTATCTGGGTGCGGATGGTGTCCAGCGTCGTCATGATCGCTATCGTCTCCGCGCGCGGGAGCAGGGGGCTGTCCAGCTCGCCCGCCGCGACCAGGCGCTCCGCCTCGGCGGCCTGGAACTGCATGCCCCGGCTCGGTACAGCGCCGTCGAAGGTCTCGATCTCAGCGCCTTCGGAGTTGTACACGTGCACGAGCGTCGGGCTGTACCAGACGGCGTCGATCTCGATGCGGCCCTCGGTTCCGAGGATCGTCGCGCGGTTGGGTCCCTTGGTGTCCGACGCCGAGATCGTCGTGGCGACCCGTGCGCCGTCGTACCCGAAGATCGTGGCGATGGTGGCGTCCGCGCCGGTCTCCTTGAAGGTCGCGTGCGACTGGATCGTGAGCGGCTCGCCGAACAGGTCCCAGGCGAACGAGACCGGGTAGATGCCCAGGTCGAGCAACGAGCCGCCGCCCAGGGCCAAGTTATTGATGCGGTGCTCCGGGTCGTCGGGCAGGTCCTGCGTGTGGTCCACCATCAGGGTCCGCACCTCGCCGATCGCACCGGACGCGATGATCTCCCGGACGCGCGCCATGTGCGGCAGGAACCGGGTCCACATCGCTTCGAGCGCGACGAGCCCTCGGGCCTCGGCGAGGTCCATGACCTCGCGCGCCTCGGCGGCGTTCAGCGTGAAGGGCTTCTCGATCAGCACGTGCTTGCCAGCCTCCAGCGCGAGCTTCGCAGCCTCGGCGTGCATCGGGTGCGGCGTGGCGATGTAGACGATGTCGACCTCGGGGTCGTTCACGAGGTTCTCGTAGGAGCCGTGCGCCGTCGGGATGCCGAGGCGGTCGGCGAACTCCCGTGCCTTCTCCAGGGACCGGGACCCCACCGCCTGCACGGTGAAGCCGTTGTCGTTGAGGTCCGAAACGAAGGCTGCGGCGATGCCGCCGGCCGCGAGGATGCCCCAGCGCAGGTGTGTCGTCATGCCTTCGAGCGTAGTGCTGCATCTCGCCAGGGTTGAACCAGGGGGTCAGACACTGCTGGGGGCATGGACCTTGAGTCCATGCCCCCAGCAGACCTACGTACTTCGGATGTCAGCTGACCAGGTCAGCTGACGGGTCCGTTGACCTGGATGGTCATGTGCCCGTTGCGGGTGTCCTGCGACACCACCTTGATGGTGGTGCCGGTGCCGCCGACCTTCACGGAGTGTCGCGGGTTGTCCGGGTTCCAGTACGCCTCCGGGTTGGTGTCGTCGAACGTCGACACCTGCCGCTGCTTACCCAGGACCAGGGTGGTCAGGGAGGTCGCGGACACCTGGCGGTGCAGCGACAGCGTGTCCGTCTTCTGCAGCCCGAACGTGGCGTCGAAGGACTGGATCCGGTTGCGGGCGAGGGTGCCGTCCGACCACGTCAGAATCTGGGGACGCGCGTCGACCGGCAGGGCCTCGCCGCCACCTTCGTGCTGCGACGTGTTGTTGTCGCCGTAGAGGCTGTTCACGTACCAGATCAGCAGGCCGTCCTGGTAGGCGTAGTGCTCGACCTGATCGGGCGAGGTGAAGGACCAGCCGAAGTTGTACGGCCCGGTCTTGAGCGTCTGGTCGTACCCGCCGTACACGCGGTTCTCGGCCACGTAGTAGTGCGTGTAGTTGACCTCGTAGGTGCCGTCTGCGCCGACCGTCAGGAAGCCGTCGGTGGTCCAGTCGGCGAAGTCCTCGAAGTCCTCGCTCAGGGCGTCGCCCACGGCGACGTCGTCAACCAGCAGACCCTTCTCGTTCGCGCCGCCGTCGCTCGAGTAGCGGAACCGGACCGACGCCGTGTCACCGGCGTACGCCGAGAGGTCGGCCGACAGCTCGACCCAGGCGCCCGCCGAGGTGCCGGTGATGCCGCCGCCCGGGTTGGTGCCGTTCGGGTCGTCGTCCGTGGAGAGGTTGTTCGGCAGGGCGGTCCAGGTGGAACCGCCGTCCGTGGAGATCTCGGCGAACGCGTAGTCGTAGCCCTCCTCGATCGCGTACTGCACCTGTGCGGTCAGGGTTGCGTCCGCGGGCACGGTGAACGCCGGCGAGGCGAGCGTGTTGTTCAGGTTGTTGCCCGTGCTGGAGTACACGAACTGGCCGTCGAACGGCGCAACCTCCACGTCTACCTGCTCGACGCCGTCGGGCAGGTTCACGACCGCCGCCTGCGCACGCGTGGTGGCGTGGTACGACGGGCCAAGATTCACGCGCTCCCGGGCACCGGCCTCCACGGTCTCGTAGTCGAGCCAGCCCAGGAACAGCTTCTCGGTCGCACCCATGTGGTCCGGGCTCGTGCCGATGGTGCCGTCACCGTGGCCCAGCCAGGAGCCGGAGCTCATGAGGTTCCAGAATCCGGTGCCGTTCTCGCCGCCGGCGGTGTCGTAGTAGTCCGGCAGGCCGAGGTCGTGGCCGAACTCGTGCGCGAACACCCCGAGTCCACCGTTCTCCGGCTCCGTGGTGTAGTCGCGGATCCAGATGTCGGAGTCGCCGACCTTGATGCCGCCGAGCTTGGCGAACGCAGCCGGGCCGTCCGTGCCCAGACCGCCCTGGTTGACCGACCAGCGGTGCGACCAGATGGCCGACTCAGGTGCGCCGGCCTCCTCGCCCTCGCCGGCGTGGATCGCCTGGAAGTGGTCGATGTAGCCGTCGGCCTCGGCGGTGATGCCGTCACCGTCCGCGTCGTAGCGGTCCCAGACGTCGAACGACTGCAGGTAGGCGTCGATCTCCGCGGCGGTCTTGCCCGCGGCAACCTGCTGCTCGTACCAGGCGTCGGCGCTGTCCTGGACGAATCGCGTCATGTCCGTGCCGGACTCGGTGGTGCCGTAGGACGCCGAGCTGTAGGGCACGGTGACCCAGTCGGACACGTCGCCCTGCAGGTCGAACCGGCCCGACGACATCTCGTCGTAGATGCCGGCGAACGACTCGCCGTCCTGGTCCTCCAGGCCCGTGAAGAACATCTCCATGTAGTGGTCGCGCGAGAAGTCCGCCTCCCAGTACGTGGAGTTGTCGCGCCTCTTCGGCTCGGGGATCTGGTTCTGCACCGGGCCCGCCGTGGCCTCCGGGTAGCGCTCGTCGACCTGGTCGCCGAAGCCGACGAGGATGCTGAACAGCTGCGCCGTCTCCTCGACCCCGTACTCGACGTACTCGCGCGGGGAGATCTCCACGACCCTGGACTGGTGCTTGCCCGAACCGCGCGTCTCGACCT is drawn from Promicromonospora sp. Populi and contains these coding sequences:
- a CDS encoding ABC transporter permease, coding for MSQGAQGARGLRWRRAGRVVPPLVTVVVLLTVWEGWVRLADVPEFVLPAPSQVARTAVEVAPLLGPHVVTTLTEAVAGLALGTVAGLVLSILVTASRVTGDAVYPLVVLTQTVPVVVLAPLMILWAGFGLLPKVVLVALTVFFPVLVSAVGAMRAVDAEHSDMVAGLGGTRLDQFLLVRLPASIPGALAGLRVAATYAVGAAVVAEYLAGQSGLGVFVQRSRKAYAVDQIFVGVVLIALLSGLFFALVAALTRVATPWQRGKS
- a CDS encoding ABC transporter ATP-binding protein, yielding MSVLEARGLGVRFGDVAALDGVDLTVEDGEFVAVVGPSGCGKSTLLRALGGLLPPGAAVSGSLALPTLPDDGAAPGGAATSRGGAERGAGGRPATAWMPQRDGLLPWRRAWSNALLGARIARIPRADAEARAAELFETFGLAGFERAWPHELSGGMRQRLALLRTCLAGRPVLLLDEPFGALDPITRRRMNEWLAGVGLAGAGAGPAGGPGVGAAPAVGQRTVVLVTHDVDEALALADRIIVLSARPGRVVLDAAAPSREKVLATLEY
- a CDS encoding ABC transporter substrate-binding protein; its protein translation is MKHSQSLGARDFRTRSLLVRTTALAAVVPVALTGCGTGSGGQGGDAASDAGLREVTVVLDWTPNTNHSGLYLAQAEGWFADEGFDVNIVEPGETSGLQLVAAGQADFAYSVAEGLVPARAAGADVVSVATVIEHNTSSLISLSDDGITRPRDLEGKRYGSYESDLEKALISKLVECDGGDPAQVEFTPLVSDDFRIGLTEDQFDTAWVFDAWDTIRLGEVDGLDVDTIAFRDHFDCVPDWYTPLVATSRALLDEDPDVARGFLAALSRGYEEAAADPDRAAEVLLEAAPELDPELVSASAEWLGPQYASGDWGTQRAEVWDGFVAFLEEEGLTEPGFDTDAAWTDQYLPGADAQDSAEPGESQP
- a CDS encoding immune inhibitor A domain-containing protein: MNPRICAVGAGAALLLSTALIPITASAAPPAEEAPQQAVPAQEDNRPDALAEKQTEKRQTAVDMVATGEAQVETRGSGKHQSRVVEISPREYVEYGVEETAQLFSILVGFGDQVDERYPEATAGPVQNQIPEPKRRDNSTYWEADFSRDHYMEMFFTGLEDQDGESFAGIYDEMSSGRFDLQGDVSDWVTVPYSSASYGTTESGTDMTRFVQDSADAWYEQQVAAGKTAAEIDAYLQSFDVWDRYDADGDGITAEADGYIDHFQAIHAGEGEEAGAPESAIWSHRWSVNQGGLGTDGPAAFAKLGGIKVGDSDIWIRDYTTEPENGGLGVFAHEFGHDLGLPDYYDTAGGENGTGFWNLMSSGSWLGHGDGTIGTSPDHMGATEKLFLGWLDYETVEAGARERVNLGPSYHATTRAQAAVVNLPDGVEQVDVEVAPFDGQFVYSSTGNNLNNTLASPAFTVPADATLTAQVQYAIEEGYDYAFAEISTDGGSTWTALPNNLSTDDDPNGTNPGGGITGTSAGAWVELSADLSAYAGDTASVRFRYSSDGGANEKGLLVDDVAVGDALSEDFEDFADWTTDGFLTVGADGTYEVNYTHYYVAENRVYGGYDQTLKTGPYNFGWSFTSPDQVEHYAYQDGLLIWYVNSLYGDNNTSQHEGGGEALPVDARPQILTWSDGTLARNRIQSFDATFGLQKTDTLSLHRQVSATSLTTLVLGKQRQVSTFDDTNPEAYWNPDNPRHSVKVGGTGTTIKVVSQDTRNGHMTIQVNGPVS
- a CDS encoding Gfo/Idh/MocA family protein is translated as MTTHLRWGILAAGGIAAAFVSDLNDNGFTVQAVGSRSLEKAREFADRLGIPTAHGSYENLVNDPEVDIVYIATPHPMHAEAAKLALEAGKHVLIEKPFTLNAAEAREVMDLAEARGLVALEAMWTRFLPHMARVREIIASGAIGEVRTLMVDHTQDLPDDPEHRINNLALGGGSLLDLGIYPVSFAWDLFGEPLTIQSHATFKETGADATIATIFGYDGARVATTISASDTKGPNRATILGTEGRIEIDAVWYSPTLVHVYNSEGAEIETFDGAVPSRGMQFQAAEAERLVAAGELDSPLLPRAETIAIMTTLDTIRTQIDLKYPGE
- a CDS encoding MTH1187 family thiamine-binding protein, giving the protein MLAEIQVSPRPSGTPDAKYAYVDAAIAVIQASGLTYEVGAMGTFVQGSPDEVWALLRAVHEATLGAGADGVQSNIKVSEAAADAGPTIADLITKFRA